A region from the Gossypium hirsutum isolate 1008001.06 chromosome A08, Gossypium_hirsutum_v2.1, whole genome shotgun sequence genome encodes:
- the LOC107926996 gene encoding U4/U6.U5 small nuclear ribonucleoprotein 27 kDa protein, with amino-acid sequence MSDRDRQRERDRERDRDRERERERDRRRDRDVRDRERDRDRERTRSKRSRTPERIRSRHTRSSTRSPDRERYRSRSHSQERSAHRHHWHRHRTPSDEPPRKRHRHESEEREKDRQKAVSDFVDEIAKEQQQKKGNNENENENENENEHGDGDGDAGEQDEMEMMKKLGIPVGFDSTKGKHVPGTDISGVRTVTKRQPRQYMNRRGGFNRPLPAELNR; translated from the coding sequence ATGTCAGACCGTGACAGGCAACGCGAGAGGGATCGCGAGAGAGACCGAGACCGAGAGCGTGAACGCGAAAGGGATCGCAGGCGAGACAGAGATGTTCGCGACCGAGAGCGAGACAGAGACAGGGAACGGACGCGCAGCAAGAGATCCCGTACTCCGGAGCGTATCCGATCCCGGCACACGCGCTCTTCTACGCGTTCCCCTGACCGTGAACGGTACCGTTCACGCTCCCACTCTCAGGAACGCTCTGCCCACCGTCATCACTGGCACCGGCACCGAACACCATCAGATGAACCCCCGAGGAAACGTCACCGCCACGAAAGCGAGGAAAGGGAGAAGGATAGGCAAAAGGCAGTGTCGGATTTTGTGGACGAGATAGCTAAAGAGCAGCAGCAGAAGAAAGGAAACAATGAGAATGAGAATGAGAATGAGAATGAGAATGAGCATGGGGATGGGGATGGGGATGCAGGAGAGCAGGATGAGATGGAGATGATGAAGAAGTTAGGGATTCCAGTTGGTTTTGATTCCACCAAAGGGAAACATGTACCTGGGACTGATATTAGTGGAGTTAGGACTGTGACTAAGCGGCAGCCCAGGCAGTATATGAACCGAAGAGGCGGGTTTAATCGTCCATTGCCTGCTGAGCTCAACCGCTAG